The region ACGCGCGTTGGCTGTAGCGGTAACCGGAGGCCCGTTCGGCGTCCAGGGCGACCGGGCCGGTGCCGGCCGCGAAGCGGGCCACCACCTCGGCGAGCTCGGCCGGGGCGGCCACCGGTTCGGGAGTGCCGTCACGCGGCGCGGTCAGCGGAACGGGCCCACCGTCGGCCGGGTCGGCTCCCTCGCCCACCAGCTGCGGCTGGGCCGACGGCGGGTGCTCGGGTGCGTTTCCCGGAGGGTCTTCGGTGGGCCGACGGCGCAGGGGTGGTTCGTCGGTCACCTGACAACCCTAGTGCGCGTGGTGATCCGGCGGGTGCAGCCGGTCCGGCGTGTGACGATCACGTGTCCAGAGGATGTCCGAGCGCACTCCTCCCGGCGCAGTCGATCATGGAGTTGTGGTGCCTCACAAAAGCCGCGCCGAGGAGCAACCCACCCACCACAACTCCATGATCGACCTCTCGAGGGGCGGAGGTGGGGACGGGTCAGGCCGCGCCGGCGGGGCGTCGGTCGGACAGGGCGGTCACGCCGGGTGGGGGGAGGCCGGCCGTGTCGGCGAGCAGCGTGCACCAGCCGAGCAGGTGCGCGGTGAGGTCGTCGTTTACCGGAGTCCAGGAGGCGCGGATCTCGATGTCACCGACGGTCGGTGGGCCGGCGAGGTCGCCGAACCGGGTCGACATGGTCTGCGTGACAGTCCCACCGATCGCCCGGTGGCCGGCGTCCTGGGCGTCCAACGCGTCGGTCAGCCACGTCCAGCCGACCCCGGGCAGCAGCGGGTCGGCGGCCAGGTCGACCTCCAACTCGGCGGTCACGTAGGTGACCAACCGCAGGGTGCCCTGCCACGCCTCGTGC is a window of Micromonospora sp. WMMD961 DNA encoding:
- a CDS encoding DUF3000 domain-containing protein codes for the protein MAPPIALPETFARAVAGLRSATPRPEITLEEVGAPQRLAPYAFALAATVLRDGDEVATGRLILLHDPAGHEAWQGTLRLVTYVTAELEVDLAADPLLPGVGWTWLTDALDAQDAGHRAIGGTVTQTMSTRFGDLAGPPTVGDIEIRASWTPVNDDLTAHLLGWCTLLADTAGLPPPGVTALSDRRPAGAA